From the Planktothrix tepida PCC 9214 genome, one window contains:
- a CDS encoding tetratricopeptide repeat protein, translating into MNDQGLTIKNQRLYAEALALEQAGYLQEAEAKYQQLLELDENQVEGWDGLSRVYFDLAQYDAALDALDCCLRLEGTQGYHYYRLSLIWEKLGNITEAILAYQTGIELDADASEGCLKLGDVWAELGELESAELYYQKAIERQPYQVTGYLKLGNLFLGKNQYDDAIALYQTGLNLHPHDSDLLYQMGLVLTVHQNTESANLYFGLAAESQHRYETAIQFYHTILQNSEGKVEIYLKLGNCYQRLEQWEKAVNIYEQGLQRFPDEMELYLALISAWQNLGETQNALQIAQQAVVRFPNQIAVKLAKQSLLPILYNQFEEVEAYRQLFTQELTSLIAETDLEQLEVRQQALTAIGRGTHFYLQYQGYNDLELQQQYGKWVHQVMKANYPEWANPLSLPPLKSDQKIKIGYISPHLTWHTVGLVFLGWLRDCDRSQFEIYCYFTGEEADQITDLFDLYSDQFYHINSNLETIVEQILADELDIIVFLDIGMCPQLTQIAGLRLAPIQCAAWGHPVTTGLPTIDYFISAELLEPEDAENHYSERLIRLPNLGINYSKYLSPETLKNRLNFGLKQDAVLYLSCQSLFKYLPDFDKLLVEISKQVKSAQFVFLAHWNPAITEKFRQRLKRIFAKASLDIDEYCIILPRLDKEDYLQLNTLADIGLDSIQFTGFLTTLDSLSCGLPLVTCEGKWMRSRQSMGILHRLGITETIAKNREEYIKIAIELGLNPDWRLAIQEKIKQNIEKLYEDKSCVQALEEFYQQTVQSLNSF; encoded by the coding sequence ATGAATGATCAGGGATTAACGATTAAGAATCAACGCTTATATGCTGAGGCGTTGGCATTGGAACAGGCTGGATATCTTCAGGAGGCTGAAGCAAAGTATCAGCAGCTTTTAGAATTAGATGAAAATCAAGTTGAGGGATGGGATGGGTTATCGAGGGTTTATTTTGATCTCGCTCAATATGATGCTGCGTTGGATGCTTTGGACTGTTGTTTAAGATTAGAGGGAACTCAAGGTTATCACTATTATCGTTTGAGTTTAATTTGGGAGAAACTGGGGAATATTACAGAAGCAATTCTAGCTTATCAAACGGGAATTGAGTTAGATGCTGATGCCAGTGAGGGCTGTCTAAAATTGGGGGATGTTTGGGCGGAATTGGGGGAGTTAGAATCGGCTGAATTATATTATCAAAAGGCTATTGAACGACAACCCTATCAAGTCACTGGTTATTTAAAATTAGGGAATCTTTTCTTAGGAAAAAATCAATATGACGATGCGATCGCACTTTATCAAACTGGGTTAAATCTTCATCCCCATGATTCTGATTTATTATATCAGATGGGATTAGTGTTAACGGTTCACCAAAATACAGAGAGTGCTAATTTATATTTTGGGTTAGCGGCAGAATCTCAACATCGGTATGAAACAGCAATTCAATTTTATCATACTATTTTACAGAATTCTGAGGGAAAGGTTGAGATTTATTTAAAATTAGGAAATTGTTACCAAAGGTTAGAACAATGGGAAAAAGCAGTTAATATTTATGAACAAGGTTTACAACGATTCCCTGATGAGATGGAATTGTATTTGGCTTTAATTTCAGCTTGGCAAAATTTAGGAGAGACTCAGAACGCTTTGCAAATAGCTCAACAAGCAGTTGTTCGATTTCCCAATCAGATTGCTGTTAAATTGGCTAAACAATCTTTACTTCCGATTTTATATAATCAGTTTGAAGAAGTTGAAGCATACCGTCAATTGTTTACTCAAGAATTAACTTCCTTAATTGCAGAAACAGATTTAGAACAATTAGAGGTAAGACAACAAGCGTTAACGGCTATTGGCAGGGGAACTCATTTTTATTTACAATATCAAGGATATAATGATTTAGAGTTACAACAACAGTATGGAAAATGGGTTCATCAGGTAATGAAAGCGAATTATCCTGAATGGGCAAACCCTTTATCTTTACCACCTTTAAAGTCTGATCAAAAAATAAAAATAGGATATATTTCTCCCCATTTAACTTGGCATACGGTGGGATTAGTATTTTTAGGATGGTTGAGAGATTGCGATCGCAGTCAATTTGAAATTTATTGTTATTTTACGGGAGAAGAAGCCGATCAAATTACAGATTTATTTGATCTTTATAGTGATCAATTTTATCATATTAATAGCAATTTAGAGACAATTGTTGAACAAATTTTAGCAGATGAATTAGATATTATTGTTTTTTTAGATATTGGGATGTGTCCCCAACTTACCCAAATCGCGGGGTTACGATTAGCACCAATTCAATGTGCCGCCTGGGGACATCCAGTAACAACAGGTTTACCAACAATTGATTATTTTATTTCGGCTGAATTATTAGAACCTGAAGATGCTGAAAATCATTATTCAGAACGGTTAATTCGTTTACCTAATTTAGGGATTAATTATTCTAAATATCTGTCACCAGAAACTCTAAAAAACCGTTTAAATTTCGGATTAAAACAAGATGCAGTTTTGTATTTATCCTGTCAATCTTTATTTAAGTATTTGCCTGATTTTGATAAGTTATTAGTAGAAATATCAAAACAAGTTAAATCGGCTCAATTTGTGTTTTTAGCCCATTGGAATCCTGCTATTACCGAAAAGTTTAGACAACGGTTAAAACGGATATTTGCTAAAGCGAGTTTAGACATTGATGAATATTGTATTATTTTACCTCGTTTAGATAAAGAGGATTATTTGCAATTAAATACCCTAGCGGATATTGGCTTAGATTCCATTCAATTTACGGGATTTTTAACAACTTTAGATAGTTTATCCTGTGGTCTTCCTCTGGTTACTTGTGAGGGAAAATGGATGAGAAGTCGTCAATCTATGGGAATATTACACCGATTAGGAATTACAGAAACTATTGCCAAAAATCGAGAAGAATATATTAAAATAGCAATTGAGTTGGGTTTAAATCCAGACTGGAGATTAGCCATTCAAGAAAAAATTAAACAGAATATAGAAAAACTCTATGAGGATAAAAGTTGTGTACAAGCTTTAGAAGAATTTTATCAACAAACTGTTCAAAGTCTTAATTCTTTTTAA
- a CDS encoding response regulator, with the protein MTHSKFEPTHPVILIVDDEKTLRLVLRRAMEREGYRLMEAATGEECLEICQQFRPDIILLDAMMPGIDGFSCCQELKHRLGENCPPILMITILEDQASVDLAFEVGATDYITKPIHWAVLRQRVRRILQSCWVMAELKHQIERERLLTAQLEETNQKLEQANQELQRLALIDGLTQISNRRCFDDYLQQEWKRLKREQLPLSLILCDLDFFKAYNDTYGHQAGDECLKAVAYILTECVYRPADLVARYGGEEFALILPNTTTEGALEVAQRVRKLVKEKMIIHQGSIVEPYLTLSLGITTVIPHPEASIEQLIATADKALYQAKVRGRNRIEINDLIEINRE; encoded by the coding sequence ATGACTCATTCTAAATTTGAACCCACCCATCCCGTTATTTTAATTGTTGATGACGAGAAAACCCTCCGTTTAGTGTTGCGTCGAGCTATGGAACGGGAAGGATATCGTTTAATGGAAGCTGCGACTGGAGAAGAATGTTTAGAGATTTGTCAACAGTTTAGGCCGGATATTATTCTCTTAGATGCTATGATGCCGGGAATTGATGGATTTAGCTGTTGTCAGGAGTTAAAACACCGTTTAGGAGAGAATTGCCCTCCGATTTTAATGATTACCATATTGGAAGATCAAGCCTCCGTTGATTTAGCATTTGAAGTAGGAGCAACGGATTATATTACTAAACCTATTCATTGGGCTGTATTACGTCAACGAGTGCGCCGAATTCTTCAAAGTTGTTGGGTGATGGCAGAACTGAAACATCAAATTGAACGGGAACGATTATTAACAGCCCAATTAGAAGAAACTAATCAAAAATTAGAACAGGCAAATCAAGAGTTACAACGGTTAGCATTAATAGATGGATTAACTCAAATTTCTAACCGTCGCTGTTTTGATGATTATTTACAACAAGAATGGAAACGGTTAAAACGGGAACAATTACCTTTATCTTTAATTTTATGTGACCTCGATTTTTTTAAAGCTTATAATGATACTTATGGTCATCAAGCTGGAGATGAATGTTTAAAAGCAGTGGCTTATATTTTAACAGAATGTGTTTATCGTCCGGCGGATTTAGTTGCTCGTTATGGAGGAGAAGAATTTGCCCTAATTTTACCCAATACAACGACAGAGGGAGCCCTTGAAGTTGCTCAACGAGTCAGAAAATTAGTCAAAGAAAAAATGATTATTCATCAAGGTTCAATTGTTGAACCTTATTTAACGTTAAGTTTAGGAATTACAACGGTTATTCCCCATCCTGAAGCCTCTATTGAGCAGTTAATTGCGACTGCTGATAAAGCCTTATATCAAGCTAAAGTCAGGGGTAGAAATCGGATAGAAATCAATGATTTAATAGAAATAAATAGGGAGTAG
- a CDS encoding response regulator, protein MNIFNKILNKIGWIPLLTGTGISAATLLLWSSLITQERHQIQQLLHQEAVTVELIIYNQITSRIQGLERMVVRWEVRGGIPKNEWESDAKNYFEDYGGFQAIQWVDSKFNVRWIYPLKGNEAALNFNLEHDILHHPSLERALNSNQTALTPAITLVQGSEGFVAYLPIFNRKNNKFQGFIVGVLQVKSLMNLILKSENLKYYIVDILQNNEIIYRYQTNPLIHPIQQKYIKKLDLYGTEFDLVIIGSSELIQLIKSPLQMVILWGGFMMALSLTLTLYFARSSLRKSRQLEEINQKLIQQICKEEATRQILEETTTLQEAILNSANYTILSTTIDGTIRTFNKTAEQLLGYSAEAIIGQKTPEIIHDPEEVKHRALLLSQELGTTIELGFEVLVAKALQGDIDEREWSYLRQDGSRFPVLVSITSLRNQEGEITGFLAIGNDITERKRSEEALQKTLRELAFHKFALDQAAIVSMTDGKGNITYVNERFCKISGYSKDELISHTHRVVNSHYHPSEFFAHLWSTIHQGKVWQGEIKNQCKSGQFYWVDTTIVPFLDIANNPFQYLAIHFDITQIKEAEEQLKQQIKQAILLKTITEEIRQSLNTKRIVETTAQLLGQTFEVNRCLIHTYLEPPVSELPVVAEYLVGGYPTLMGVKISIQENLYTEQLIIQDQAMATSNVYTDPLLATLKVFCRHIKLKSVLAVRTSYKGKPNGVITLHQCDRFRDWTEDEIELLEAVAAQVGIALAQGKILEQEIRQGEQLSQQNLALEKAKAEAEAANRAKSEFLAMMSHEIRTPLNAVIGMTGLLLDMNLTDQQHEFVETIRTSSDTLLMVINDILDFSKIESGQLDLEKHPFNLRNCVEEALDLVASIAHHKNLELAYLITPSTPTTLIGDVTRIRQIIVNLLSNAVKFTETGEVIISIDAELIEEENSTHFYELHFAIKDTGIGIPEERRERLFKPFSQVDSSMTRRYGGTGLGLVISKRLCEMMQGKIWVESTLNVGSTFHVKVILQSDPNASISDVEKVSLDLSHKQLLIVDDNATNRQILTLQAQSWGMEVQAVESGLEALTLLVQNTAFDLIIIDMQMPQMDGLSLANCIHALPNTQHLSLILLSSVGNFLPQDVATQHLFAASLTKPIKQSQLYNTLAQVLTHKQTPVQPFPTLTPLYPPLAETLSLRILLVEDVPVNQMVALKMLQRLGYRADVANNGLEAIDSLQRQPYDLVFMDVQMPELDGLETTRYICKEWPTVSRPWIIAMTAHAMQGDQEECLNAGMNDYISKPIRMTTLIEALERYKTSRITVPNSEVSSQKKNDVPGHLSLVTKDYLLPQIHNPIVDHCLDQETINSLRLMAGEDADVMLVEVFNSYLEDAPQRLQAIQEAITNQGALALQKSAHALKSLSVTVGAVHLAELAGELEVKGRTGSVGSVQSLMEQLVQEYEQVKVALQDEITRIQ, encoded by the coding sequence ATGAACATATTTAATAAAATTTTAAATAAAATTGGTTGGATTCCCTTGCTGACAGGAACCGGAATTTCTGCCGCAACGCTTTTACTGTGGTCTAGTTTAATCACTCAAGAACGTCATCAAATTCAACAATTATTACATCAAGAAGCTGTAACAGTTGAACTGATTATTTATAATCAAATAACGTCTCGGATACAAGGTTTAGAACGCATGGTTGTTCGTTGGGAAGTGCGAGGCGGTATCCCCAAAAATGAATGGGAAAGTGATGCTAAAAATTATTTTGAAGATTACGGAGGTTTTCAAGCAATTCAGTGGGTTGATTCTAAATTTAACGTTCGTTGGATTTATCCTCTCAAAGGGAATGAAGCGGCTCTTAATTTTAATTTAGAGCATGATATTTTGCATCATCCCAGCTTAGAAAGAGCCTTGAATAGTAATCAAACCGCTCTTACTCCAGCGATTACTTTAGTTCAAGGAAGTGAGGGATTTGTAGCTTATTTGCCAATTTTTAACCGAAAAAACAATAAATTTCAGGGGTTTATAGTGGGTGTGCTTCAAGTTAAATCTTTAATGAATTTAATTTTAAAATCAGAAAATTTAAAATATTATATTGTTGATATCTTACAAAATAACGAAATTATTTATCGATACCAAACTAACCCATTAATTCACCCAATTCAGCAAAAATATATCAAGAAATTAGACCTCTATGGTACGGAATTTGACCTTGTTATTATAGGCAGTTCCGAACTGATTCAACTGATTAAATCGCCTCTGCAAATGGTAATTTTATGGGGAGGCTTTATGATGGCGTTGAGTTTAACTTTAACATTATATTTTGCCCGCAGTTCTCTACGGAAATCTCGACAACTAGAAGAAATTAATCAAAAATTAATTCAACAAATTTGTAAAGAAGAAGCCACTCGTCAAATTTTGGAAGAAACAACAACCTTGCAAGAAGCTATTCTGAATAGTGCTAATTATACCATTCTTTCAACAACCATTGATGGGACTATTCGCACCTTCAATAAAACCGCAGAACAGTTATTAGGTTATTCTGCTGAAGCAATTATTGGGCAGAAAACTCCTGAAATTATTCATGACCCAGAAGAAGTTAAGCACCGAGCTTTGTTACTGTCTCAAGAATTAGGAACTACTATCGAGCTAGGTTTTGAAGTATTGGTAGCAAAAGCTTTACAAGGAGATATTGATGAGCGAGAATGGTCATATCTTCGTCAAGATGGTTCTCGATTTCCGGTGTTAGTTTCGATTACTTCTTTACGAAATCAAGAGGGGGAAATTACTGGATTTTTAGCCATTGGTAACGATATTACGGAACGAAAACGCTCCGAGGAAGCGTTACAAAAAACCTTACGCGAGTTAGCGTTTCATAAATTTGCTCTTGATCAAGCGGCTATTGTTTCGATGACCGATGGTAAAGGAAATATTACTTATGTTAATGAACGGTTTTGTAAAATATCTGGCTATTCCAAAGACGAATTAATCAGTCATACCCACCGCGTGGTTAATTCTCATTATCATCCGTCAGAATTTTTTGCTCATCTATGGTCAACCATTCACCAAGGAAAGGTTTGGCAAGGGGAAATCAAAAATCAATGTAAATCCGGTCAATTTTATTGGGTAGATACTACTATTGTCCCCTTTTTAGATATTGCCAATAATCCCTTTCAATATTTAGCGATTCATTTTGATATTACTCAAATCAAAGAAGCTGAGGAGCAATTAAAACAACAAATTAAACAAGCGATTTTGTTGAAAACAATTACTGAGGAAATTCGCCAAAGTTTAAATACAAAACGGATTGTTGAAACAACCGCCCAACTTCTGGGTCAAACCTTTGAGGTAAATCGATGTTTAATTCATACCTATCTTGAACCTCCGGTTTCAGAACTGCCAGTTGTGGCTGAATATCTGGTTGGAGGTTATCCCACTTTAATGGGAGTTAAAATTTCGATTCAGGAAAATCTCTATACCGAACAATTAATTATTCAAGATCAAGCAATGGCTACATCTAATGTTTATACAGATCCTTTATTAGCAACACTTAAAGTTTTCTGTCGTCATATTAAGTTAAAATCGGTTTTAGCCGTGCGGACATCCTATAAAGGGAAACCGAATGGTGTAATTACATTACATCAATGTGATCGGTTTCGAGATTGGACAGAAGATGAAATTGAACTCTTAGAAGCCGTTGCTGCTCAAGTCGGAATTGCCTTAGCCCAAGGTAAAATTTTAGAGCAAGAAATCCGCCAAGGAGAGCAACTGTCTCAACAAAATTTAGCCCTAGAAAAAGCCAAAGCTGAAGCCGAAGCTGCTAATCGGGCTAAAAGTGAATTTTTAGCCATGATGAGTCATGAAATTCGCACTCCCTTAAATGCTGTGATTGGGATGACTGGATTATTATTAGATATGAATCTAACTGATCAACAACACGAATTTGTAGAAACAATTCGCACCAGTAGTGATACCTTACTCATGGTTATTAATGATATTCTTGATTTTTCTAAAATTGAATCAGGTCAACTGGATTTAGAAAAACATCCCTTCAATCTTCGCAATTGTGTTGAAGAAGCCTTAGATTTAGTTGCCTCTATTGCCCATCATAAAAATTTAGAATTAGCTTATTTAATTACACCGTCTACTCCGACAACTCTCATCGGAGATGTGACTCGAATTCGCCAAATTATAGTAAATTTATTGAGTAATGCGGTTAAATTTACTGAAACGGGAGAAGTGATTATTTCGATTGATGCTGAATTGATTGAAGAGGAAAACTCCACTCATTTCTATGAACTTCATTTTGCCATTAAAGATACCGGAATTGGTATTCCTGAAGAACGGAGAGAACGATTATTTAAACCCTTTAGCCAAGTTGATTCCTCGATGACTCGCCGTTATGGAGGAACCGGATTAGGATTAGTGATTAGTAAACGTTTATGTGAAATGATGCAGGGTAAAATTTGGGTAGAAAGTACCCTTAATGTTGGGTCTACTTTTCATGTGAAGGTGATTCTTCAATCAGACCCCAATGCCTCGATATCTGATGTCGAAAAAGTATCTCTCGATTTATCTCATAAACAATTATTAATTGTGGATGATAATGCCACTAATCGTCAAATTCTTACCCTACAAGCCCAATCTTGGGGAATGGAAGTACAAGCGGTTGAATCAGGTTTAGAAGCGTTAACCTTGTTAGTTCAAAACACGGCTTTTGATTTAATCATTATTGATATGCAAATGCCACAAATGGATGGTTTAAGTTTAGCAAACTGTATTCATGCGTTGCCAAATACTCAACATTTATCCCTGATATTATTAAGTTCTGTTGGTAATTTTTTACCCCAAGATGTTGCCACTCAACACTTATTTGCAGCGAGCTTAACAAAACCGATTAAACAATCTCAACTCTATAATACTTTGGCTCAGGTTTTAACCCATAAACAAACACCAGTACAGCCTTTTCCAACCTTGACTCCCCTATACCCACCTTTAGCAGAAACCCTATCTTTAAGGATTTTGTTAGTGGAAGATGTGCCTGTAAATCAAATGGTTGCTCTGAAAATGTTACAACGTTTAGGGTATCGGGCAGATGTTGCCAATAACGGTTTAGAAGCCATCGACTCCCTACAGCGTCAACCCTATGATCTTGTTTTCATGGATGTACAAATGCCCGAACTTGATGGTTTAGAAACGACTCGCTATATTTGTAAAGAATGGCCGACGGTTTCTCGTCCTTGGATTATTGCTATGACAGCCCATGCGATGCAAGGAGATCAAGAAGAATGTCTGAATGCAGGGATGAATGATTATATTAGTAAACCCATTCGGATGACTACATTAATAGAAGCCTTGGAACGTTATAAAACCAGTAGAATCACCGTCCCTAACTCTGAGGTTTCATCCCAGAAAAAAAACGATGTCCCTGGTCATCTGTCCCTGGTTACGAAAGACTATTTATTGCCACAAATTCACAACCCCATAGTTGATCATTGCCTTGATCAAGAGACAATTAATAGTTTAAGATTAATGGCAGGAGAAGATGCCGATGTCATGTTAGTTGAGGTATTTAACAGTTACTTAGAAGATGCTCCTCAACGTTTACAAGCGATACAAGAAGCCATTACAAATCAAGGGGCTTTGGCACTACAAAAATCGGCTCACGCGCTGAAGTCTTTAAGTGTTACCGTAGGAGCAGTACACCTGGCTGAACTAGCTGGAGAATTAGAGGTTAAGGGACGTACAGGTTCAGTGGGTAGTGTTCAATCGTTAATGGAGCAGTTAGTCCAAGAATACGAACAAGTTAAAGTTGCATTGCAGGATGAAATAACCCGAATACAATGA